The stretch of DNA tgagtactatatatttttgtgttttagaGTATGTCAGGAACACTTTTTTTTGGCACAAGATACTCAATTTaggttttttattaataaaacaatAACCTTTTTTATCTGATTTTTTTATGGAAGGCTAACTTCTAGGATTAATCAAACTTCGGGATTTCATTAAGAACTTGAGGTTCGGGATTTCATTAAGAACTTGAGGTTTATCttatattgttaatttcatTTTGATGATTCTATTCATTTTCATTcgattatattgttattttgattgcttaattcGAATCTTAATTAATAGGATTGCTAAATTTGGTTTGACAAAATTCGATTTCTAAATCAATTGTAGTTTTTGCAACGCTTGATTCTTAACTATAATCTATGTGGtttttaatccaatcaaagaaatataattCACATAGGGTTGATTTATGTTTGTTTGATCAATTATATAGTCAAACAtgaataaaatcacaattagaAATCGAACCCTTTAAAAATATGTGATAAGACTGAAATTCTCGAAACAATGGATTAGTCGTTTCAACATACGTGATTCTAATTTTGTTTTCTCAATTTGTCTGAACCTAAATTGaaactttcttttttgtttttattgactCTAAATTCAGTCAATTGAGTCAAAAGTCCTTGTGAGATTACTTGAGTTGTTGTCCTACGATACGTTTTTATTAACTCATATTGGACCCGTGTGTGATAGCGGGTCAAAGATTAATGGCCATTGCTAAAAAGGTGAAGGTTCAAGGTGAGAGAATGACATATCTTGATTGTAGATAACATTCTAAGGTCGATGAGGATGAAATTCGACTATGTAGTTTTCTCTATTGAAGAGTCAAATGACGTAGCTTCCTTGTCAGTTGGTGAACTCCACAGTAATTTGTTTGTTCATGAACAAAGAATGAGGGGTCATAGGATGAGGAgcaagttttgaaagtttccaATTATAGAAGGGAAAATGTATGCGACTGGGGTAGTGCGGGTGAATGAGGAAGAAATTTTACCATTGCCACAAGCTAGGGCACTATCAATATGAAAGTCCTAGTTGGGAAGAAAACCAAAATTATGCTAAATTTAATGAGGAGTAAGATATGTTTCTCATGACTTAAGAGGAATTGAGTAAGGCTGCTAAAGATGAAGTGTGGTTTCTTGACTCTAGGTGCAAAAATCATATGTGTGGAAATAAGGAGTGGTTGTTTGACTTTGATGAAAATGTTAGAGAATCAATAAAACTTAAAGATGATTCCAAGATGTTAGCTTTGGGAAGAGGAAATTTGAAGCTTGATTTAGGGCATAACAAATATGTTCTTCCTACATGAACTAAGAAACAACCTTTTAAGCATTGGGCAATTAAAATAGAAGAATTTAACTATTATCTTTCAATAAGATATGTGCAAGTTGTTTCATGCTGACAAATGTTTGACTAATCCTACTGAAATGTCATATAATAGGATGTTTATTGTTTTTGCTCATGTTATTATTCCTCTTTACTTGAAAGTAATTAGAGAAAATAGCACTCACCTATGGCATTGTAGATATGGCTATTTAAGTTTTAAGGGTTTGAATACCTTagctaaaaaataaatagttagagGTTTGCCAAAACTAAAGGTTCTAGAAGtatttttagagtttttttatTGTACCTGTAAATATCTTTTTATACTTAACATTTGAAACGAAGGAAGTTGTAAGTTTTCTCTTAGAAATACATCTCTTCCTCTaacaaagtggtatcagagTTTGGTTGAGAGAGTTGTTGTGAAAATAAAGTTGATAGATGACAACTCATGCCTATACTAATTTCCATTTTCCTCTTCGTACAAAagataattatgaaaaatgggGTTTTCGCATGAAAGCTTTGTTTGTCTCTCAATGTGTATGGGAGATTGAGGAGAAAGGTTATGAGAAGCCACCTAATGAAGAAATTTTGTCTCAAAATGAGAACGAAGCATTGTTAAAGATGGAGATGAAAGATCAACTTGCTCTTACCTTCATCTATCAATGTTTAGATGATTCTATGTTTGATAAGGTTGTCAATGCTACTACCTCAAATGAAGCTTGGGATATTTTGGAGAAATCACTTCAAGGCATTGACAAAGTGAAGAAGATAAAGCTTCAATCTCTAAGGGGAGATTTTGAAGCTTTGAAGATGAAGGATTTCAAATCAATTTCAGATTATTGCTCAAGGGTGAAGACaattgttaatcaaatgaaGAGATATGGAGACAAGATAGAATATGTTTGTGTAGCAGAGAAGATTATTCGTTCCTTGACTCCTAAGTTCTATTATCTAGTTTGTGTTATTGAGGAATCAAAAGACCATGACTCACTGTCCATTGAGGAATTAAAAGGTTctttgcaagctcaaaaagaaagAATGAAGAAAAGGAAAGATGAGTCATTAGAGCAAGCTCTCAAGACCGAAGCTTCATTTAAGGATGTTGGTGGAAGAGGAATAGATTGtggctttaataaaattaaaatgaggtaTACAAATCTAAAGTTGAATGTTATAATTGTCATAAATTTGGTAATTTCTCTTAGGGATGTCGTAGCGCTCCTAATCAAGAAGAAGTAACTAAAAATAGTACTAACGGAGCGACAGAAAAATACAAAGAAGGATTCGTCATCAAAGGATACAAACATAAACATGGAGTTGATTATGAAGGTTTGTACACGAATATGATTCGAGAAACTCAGATAAAACCAAAAATCTATCAACTTGATGTGAAGtcaaaattccaaaatattatcTTGAAGAAGAGGTATACATTGAACAATCATTAAACTATGTCGTCAAAGAAGATGAGAATAAAATTCTAACACTAGAGAAAGATTGCCAGGGACTGAGAGCAAGACCACAGGTGAAGAAGAATATTTCAAATTAAGGGGGAGTTATGGTAagtataatttgaaatttagaaTAATCTAGAATTATTTAGATAAGACATAATATCTATTGAAAAATCTAGAACTATATTAAATATAGAAAAGTTTAGAAAATATCTAGAAGTATGTATTAGTTAGGATGTTCTAGAATTATTTTTAGAGTTATCTTAATGTACTTATAAATATCTCTTTTTACTTAACATTTAAAACTAAGCAAGTTGTAAGTTTTCTCTTAGAAATACATCTCTTCCTCTAACAATAATGAAACTGGGGAGCTCTCATCACTTCCTTATGACTCATAGACTATCCTTTCATCTTTGATCATTCTTTATCTCACATGTTTAGAGAATTAGCTCATTAGGTTAAAAACAACCACACATGTTGGCTGAACACCACACCTTCATCCAAAATCTTAAAACATTGGATATATAGTTTCTCTTATTTATATAGCACTcaatatatagttttttatttaatgtgtaACTCTTACTCATACTTTACCTGCCAATAGGATTATTAACAATCTTAACCAGATTGAATCTTatggaattgaattgaattgtgGTTAGTTCCACCAATTcgtataattttcttaaaatgctttttaatatttatttattattcaatcaAAATTTCACCGATTGAATTACGGGTTCGAGTAACTCACCAATCTATTATGACAATATTGCTTGAAATTGTATCTATTAGTCGATTTTATTTCCAAAATTACCAACAAAATATACAATcacatgtttttttaatttcgaTATGTTTAGAAAGTGTAGACTATATAGTAACAATATTTCACATACTTAGGAATAAAAAGACTCTGCATtgcaccaaaaataaaaaattagtctaCTCTCTATcagaaattataatatataacaataaataaatttgtaccTGCACAATGTACCATAATGGAACCAATATATACTCAGCTATTAGTAGAAGGCCACCAATGGCCCAACTTTGATCTAACGATTTAAGAGTGTTAATTTGTTGATGAAATGAAAGTGAAGGTCTATGAGCAATGATGATTGGCGGTCCTAAGTAAAGTGTCACTATAAATGCTCCTGATATAGATACTAAGGTACCCAATATTTTGGCTTGACTACTTGAACTTCTTACAGCTACCTTTTCCATCCTTAAATAAACCACAAGAAAAAATGAAGTGTGAATTAATACACATTAGAATAAGATAGTTTGGAATTCAAACTCAAACTCAAATTAACTAGCATAATATCCATGAGTTTGTACGGGTCACGAGAGCAGGTCACAAAGGTAATGGAAAAGTTAaagataattatattaattatgcggaatattttttctccacttgtgcagataaatggtcaaatagaaaatacaattccacagagcaaaaataatttggcagaaattaaatatgagacaaacacaatttttaacatgGAAAACTTCcttcaaattgagagaataaaaaccacgggacctagtctagtaaaaacttccactataataattaatgggtacaccagagtcttcctaataataATAGAGAACATCAACTCagatagaggacatcttcactacaggtgaaaaaatttcatcaaagtcaatacattttctctaattaaaacctttcacaaccaatcttgttttgtatcttggttgagaactattcttttcggcctttatcttgtatacccatttgttcttgagtgcttttctaccattatgcaactttaccaaatcaaatgtgcgattctcatgcaaggagttcatctcttcttgcataaCCTTCAActacttttctttatcaatatttgtaatagcttcttgatagtACTCTAGATCTCCACTATTAGTGAtaatcacatactcatgtggaggatatctttgaaaAGGTttacgttctctagtagatattctcaactcaaactcgactgGTGGCTCAGCTGGAACCTGCTTATCATGGTGAAgtacatgatcatcagttacattctcatcatctacatgtatatctcccccatcaacaatGATTTTTGCAGGGGGATTAGGCGTAACATCAATGTATCtggaatttgatttttgtttctcagctttatcaaaatctctAATAGTCTGGttttcaagaaatatcacatctcgacttctgatgattttcttgtcaaccgaattccacaatctataaccaaattcttcatcaccataaccgacgaataCACATTGTTCGGATTTACTAgcaagcttggacctctcatctcttggaacgtgaacaaaacatctgcagccaaaaactctcaaatgacggtaagagacatctttccctgtccacactctatttggaacatcaccatcaagtggaatagaaggagaaagttTTGATCCAATCCACTgtagttttcattgcttcaccccaaaaagatttcgataattttgcacGAGAGAGCATACATTTGATTATGTCATTAATCACatgattcattctctctgcaacaccattgtgttgaggtgtctttggaactgttttcttAAGTCTGATTCCATATtatctacaatactcttcaaatggacaTCTATAGTCATCATTGTTATCTGATCGAACATATTTCAATgtccttcccttttctctttcaacacttgcatgaaaatgcttgaagactccaagtCCCTTGTCTTTAGATTTTAAAGGAAAGGctcacacttttctagagtgatCGTCaataaagtaacaaaatatgatgcaccactaagagatttactatccatcatacaaacatcagtatgaactaaatcaagaatattttgcctcatATGAGGACCGatattatgaaaaaaaactCTATGTTGTTCTCCAGCAAAACAgtgagtgcaagtttttagagacgtacctttcacaggaagaaaatttttcttcgcaagtatgttgtGCCTTTTCTCACTCTAGTGGTCGAGGCGCATATGTCATAAACCAGAAAAGGTGTATTCAATTGCATTTATttcttccttgcatagcttcgtaggcatcctatagagagaagtggaactttgctcctttgcaaccattagggaccctttggtgattcTACATATACCACtaccaccaaagtaagtgtgataaccctcAATATCTAAGGCTTTtacgaaatcaaattgagacgaatataaagaacatgtctaacattcttcaattgaagcttgcagcCAATCCCATTTTCAACCCAAATATCTCCTATACCGATAATTTCACATACTCCTTCATCacccatttttaccatgccaaaatcaccagcaatgtaagatgagaagaaatcacgtctaggagtaacatgatatgacgCACTCGAATCAATGATTCAAGTTGAATcttgacatgcaaggtttactgaattatcatcacaaacaatgtagacattactAATAGATGCAATTGCtattgtatctttatcatttttcttctctttgtcttcatctatttcccttgattgatctctcttaagaaACCTGCAATTTTTGTTTATGTGACCTGTTTTGCCACAAttatagcatatcacttcttttctagtgctcgacttgcttcttgacttgctacaaCTTTCAAAGTTGTCGTGtttatggaagtttctagattgacttctcccctATGACTCAGTAACTAGTGCTAATGACTTTTAGGAAGAACCAATTAAACCACGTTTGTTTCTTcaagcttcttcattcaacatgctctctttaaatgttgatatttttaactttCCACTTTAAGCTGAATAGGTCAACATCACAAtaaggacttcccaattatcaggcaaggaactcatgatcaacaataacaatgtttgcaactcatcatctaatttaatatctGCAGTTGTCAACTAGTTCACTGTATTAtgaaaaaatactcatatgctctgccattgaatctccatctttgtatttcatattcaccagctttcGAATCAAGAATAACTTATTTTGCACATTATTTCATTCATACAACCCTTTTAATGTTTCCCATATCTTGTTTGCGTCTATTTCATTTTCAACATATGGATATACACTCAGATCCAACCACTGTCTGATCAATGTCACTgtctttctattcatcttcttttaATCAACGTCAGATTTACCTGTGGGTTTAGCAGTGTCATCCTCAATAGGATCACACAAATATTTACTATATAACATGtattccatgagagtcttctaaattgtgtaattagaagagttggGTTTAATCATATtcggacctttattttcctcctcgaTTTAAATGCATAAATCAAATCAATCAAACTCTAGATACcattttgttgggaaaaactagagataattatctcaataatgcggaatattttttccccatctgtgcagataaatggccaaaccaaaaatacaattccacagagaaaaaataatttgacagaaattaaatatgagataaaCACAATTATTAACTTAGAAAACTTCCTTCAAAtggagagaataaaaaccaagAGTCTTTCTAATGACAAtaaggaacatcaatcaacaataacaacaaactTATAATCTTCCAGTAAAGTGAGTATTctaaagtaactctcagagaaggtaaaactactcagactatatattaaaataacaaactcagtgatagaaataacatactaaaattatatatcaaacgAAACAAATTTGCTACAAAGTTGTTACCACCATCGGGACCAaactttttatttctcttttcttataactattgttttctttttatattgttAGGGATTTTAAAtctcttttgttttttctttatatggGAAAGTCCAATAAAtgtttcgtttttttttttttttttgcttttatttcaatagtaataataataataataataataataataataataataatataatattattattattattattattattattattattattattattattattattataataacacTAATAAAATTGATGGATTCCACTTGAAAAGTGAACCCACTTGACAGTCATATGTAAAGGGTTACTATAAATGCTCCTGATATAGATACTCGATACATTGGTTTGACTACTTAAACTTCTTATAGCTACATTTTCCATCCTTAAATAAACCACAAGGAAAAATGAAGTATCAATTAATACACAATAGAATAAGCTAGTTTGGAATTCAAACTCAAACTCAAATTAGCTAGCATAATATCTGAGTTTGCACGGGTCACGAGAGCAGGTCAAAAGGTTGGTTACTATAGGGAGATAGACGATTAGTActaatagttaataaaaaaatttaattgcaaaacatgagaaaaattaaatttggttGATAGAAATGGCTGAAGCaactttcaaaataataaaatttcgtATGGAGCAACGGACATGGATCTAGCTTTCATCAACGGTTTTCTCTAACGGTTCATGTCTTCAGTACTAGCTCCTGACTTAAAAGTTATGGTTTAGTTTCAATTTGTCTAACTTTGTGGTCTATATGGAAGGGTAGGAATGGGTCTATTTTTGAACTTGTGAAGCCTAACCATATGTTTACTATTCAGAGTATTAATGGTTTAAAAGCAGAATCTCACTCTCTTTGCTATCTACCTTATAGAGATTCTACCTCCAAATTCACTTCCTAACACTTCACACACTCATGGTTGAATTTTCTCTTCCTCTCTACTGATCTAGGTAGTTTAATTGGATTTATTCATTCACTAACTTGTCTTTTATCTGCTAATTTAACTCTTATGCATGCTTAGTTTAGTAGGAGGATAGATTGTATTTTTTCTATATAGTCCCAATGCCACTctagttttttttatctttctatCCTTGTAACTTCACTTTGGTTGAGACCACTAATCCACTATATTCTGCTCTCTGTATTGAGCTGAGTTTTTTCCCCaacattttttaatgaaattcagttgaacaaaaacaaagaaagagagatacagaaaaaaaatagatataataatGTATGATcgaaagagaaaaaatatatataataatatatatgagaGATTATTATTTTACccataaaaaaacaaatgtgGAAGAATTTTAAGATAGGTTAATTTCGTATTTTGCACgacaatttattttcttatatttcttATATAGATAGCAAATAGTAGATGTGCCGCggcatttttctattttgttgttACCCCACTGATTGAAATTCAAAACttaactttattaaaaacttgtttaaaaagtaatatgtttcaccttttttttcttcctgatATATGtcattataattgaaaaaatatgaaGAGGGATAAGAAATAcatagattttatttttgtattacaagaaataataaatatcagCATAAATAAACACTGAGGTATTATATTTGAATCTGCATGACATCCTATgatattgtcaatatttgaatTAAGACTTAAGTTTAGTACCATCTTAATTAGATGACAATATCGtttttttttaaccatataAATAAAGTCATATTTGAAATTAGGAACGAAATTTATTTCGTAATCAACTCatataattatcatattttaagaATGGTCAATTCACAAATTTAAGGATTTGTTTGGTCAATCTTATCTTCTCAATTTCCAAGACAACAATGTCTATTCaaagtataataaaataaaataaaattaaaatataatttttgtaatgaaTAGCGATAAGTATAAGAACATTTATATATGGAATATATTCATTTGACATTTCACTATTGGTGGGGTTGACGGCGGTAAGCCGACGAGAGAGCTTGGATAGCCCACAATTGTCGACAGCGGAACTCCGACAACTTTATTGTGGTCGTAATGGACCTCTCCGATGACTCTACGGTGATCGACCGCCTCCCACcactattaatattttaatatattatcaaatgatctttaaatgaaatattttaaatattaaataaaattatttttatatatcaaatattttattggggtgctaaataaatataaaccaaCTATAGGGTGTACACGAAAAATAGTCTTTGGTAATTACTTGCGCCGAACTTTAAGACATGATTGCACatgtatatgaattaattaatataataatgaaaTGAAGAGGAACCTGAAAATGATGGCAAGCAAGAAGGTAAAAGCTGGCACCAAGTTGCTTATCGCTGATGAGAGAGTAGGAGAACTGTAACTGATACCTGTGTAGCCCATAATTTGAGATGAACTTCTGCAATTTCGACCAATCAAagtaaaagattcaaaatttgaaataataattaattaattgtgtgGCTTTAATTAAGCTTGTACCCGATCAGTCCAAGAAGACCAATTTTGCATAGTATGGGTAAACTGAGAGGGGGAAGTACTCTTGATCTGCAAAAACAAAGGACATCATCACATAATTATACATAAAAACTTTAAGCAATGATTCAAATTCAACTctatcttgttttttttttttcttggaaCTGAGTACTCTGAATCAATTTAActttatctttaaataaataaaataaataaaccttTGGGAGATAAAGGGAGCAGGAAGCAGTACAAAAGCAGCAACAGCATACGCATAAACAACAAAGACATGGTAACTCATGCCTTTCAAGGTAGCAGCTTTAAACAGAGTATTCAAAGCAACGTTGACGCATTCCATGATCACCATGGCACCAAAAGGAACCAAATCCTTGTACCAATGTCTTATTGCCATTTATTATTTTCCCTCAAGCCTCAATCTATCAAAGGTCGAGTAAATTAGGAACAATTTATGTCAAATTAATGCTCACCACAACTAGACAACAACGGCTAGCAGTAGAGTGTGGCATCCAAATAGACATGTTTTGGTTGTATCACTTTAAAGATAATAATGCAAATTAGAGATATGATATCACCAAGTCTCTTATTGGGCgcttcaattaattaattaattaatttattaataatagtgaCGTATAGAGCACTACACCGGGAGAACATTAGTTTCAATTTCACGCGtctctatttttctttatattacaattaaaatatagattatattaaaatacatatttttttaaagagaacaaatattttaatcaaatgtcATATTTTTAAGAGATAATTTCAATGCAATGGCAATCATTGTATTTTACCGAATGGGTACTCAAATGAGttgaatgaataaaaaaaatcacttctATATCAAATCAGGGTGAAAAATTAACCAAACCAATTCAAAAATTATGATTTCATacataattaattgaattattgaattgattaatgaatcaaataaatttaattgtagttgtatgtattttatttgtttagtttATAAATCAACTCTCTCTATTTATCTATCAATGAGtgtgtttaatttgtaaaatagtaaatactaaataaaacaatatagaaCTGTATAAGATAAATTTTTGTACTCTACTATGATTGATGATtgataaataagataaataatgttattttacattttgttTGATATGTCTATATAGTAATGTTTATGATAGTACATATTAATAAAGGATATATAGGGAGGAGAAAAAATATGTTCATAAAGAGAAGAGAGAGATATAGTAAGAAATGAGAGAGAGATAATAGggaaataaagagataagagagtgagagagagagaagagaaacataatagattatatatatatatatatatatatatataaaaggggGATATAGGAGAGCGAGAAAGAGAGACACATGAGAGAGATTGGGAAAGAGACATGAGAGAGTAGACATAGAGATAAAATGGAGAAAGATATGGGAGGGCTAAAAAGTGATGAAGATAGTATAGAGAAATGAGATAAGAGGGAGGGACTAGAGAGATAAAGGAATAAAAAGATAAGAGAGGGATAGAGGAATGAGAGAGTAGAGAAAGAGGGAGAATACATGATAGTAGAGAAAAGAAAGAGACATGAAATAGTAGATTGAGATATGCGAGAGCATAGagagataataaattttttgtagaaaataaaaaaggtattttttgtatttttgataGTTTGTACTTTAGACAAAAATTTGTCTCATAGTTTAGTGTGgaaaaaaattcatgtttttGTTCAGTACCTTTGAgatatgattaaattatatcaatataatattagaGCAATGTTACACCACTCAATAACATTTCAACCggtataaattttataaaattcattgttgaattgaaaatttatatcatatatattatgAAGTAACaatatcgatttacaagaaaggggggtttgaattgtaaatatgccttttaaaaattcctgttaaaacttaagaaaataactcaagaatgatcttggttataaaacagaaaacggagaacgttcttggtttatgttataaaacagagaacgttctttaattagcagaaaatcagtttatactttatctcaaatgattaatgcaATATAATAAAGGAGGAGAAAGGAAGGAGAATACCACACacagatttatcctggttcacccaacgtgggttacgtccagtcctcacactgtgagattttccactaagtgtttaaaatgaagaaccttcttaatcttacaacacctagaataaatcaaccttgatctatttctttcttaattactttccacccagaaagcaatcacagcacctatctaaccttgataggaagcaatcttaaacaaactataa from Cicer arietinum cultivar CDC Frontier isolate Library 1 chromosome 3, Cicar.CDCFrontier_v2.0, whole genome shotgun sequence encodes:
- the LOC101511733 gene encoding WAT1-related protein At3g28050-like; amino-acid sequence: MAIRHWYKDLVPFGAMVIMECVNVALNTLFKAATLKGMSYHVFVVYAYAVAAFVLLPAPFISQRSRVLPPLSLPILCKIGLLGLIGSSSQIMGYTGISYSSPTLSSAISNLVPAFTFLLAIIFRMEKVAVRSSSSQAKILGTLVSISGAFIVTLYLGPPIIIAHRPSLSFHQQINTLKSLDQSWAIGGLLLIAEYILVPLWYIVQVQIMKVYPDELTVVFYYNLCVSIVAAVVGVISENNANAWKIGLDISLASILCSGFFGSCLNIAVHTYVLRIRGAVYVAMFKPLSIVIAVAMGVVFLGDTLYLGSLIGATVISIGFYTVMWGKATEEVVEDVTSHQTPTTQNVPLLQCYKTDQS